Genomic DNA from Triticum dicoccoides isolate Atlit2015 ecotype Zavitan chromosome 4B, WEW_v2.0, whole genome shotgun sequence:
ACCTAATCATGTGTACGCAAGTGACAATTAATAGCAAGCCAAAAGAAATGAAAATTTGTTTCTTTACCTGCAACACATAATCGCTCCAACACATTTTCATTTCAGTAGTCTCCAAGCCAAACGCAACATGAGCTGAGTAAAAGAAGGCAAAACAACACTGGAGTAGGACCAAACGATGCATCACATAGCAACGAATTCCTAGCCCAGAACGAGGAAGAGTAATCCCCTTCCGAGGTTAATTCATTTTAGATGACAAACTGTGGGAAGAAAAAAGAACAGGTCCAGTAACATAGATGTGTTAACCAGCAAACACTACTCAGTCAGGTCCAATACTCAGCTTATTTCTGTCCCTTTTCAATATCAAGAATGATTATTAAGTAACCAAGTACATAACAAAAACAAATAATGTCTACATAGTAGCTCATCTCTCTGAATACAGCCACACTGATTTTGATGTACATTTTAGGAGCAATGGAAAACCAGAAAAACAGAAATAACTCACTGCTAACATAAGGAAAAAAGGAGATCACCATATAAGCAAAAAAGAACAAAGCAAAATGAGACAAATAAGCATGGCAGAGCAGCACCCAGTATCCACGGCAACATGGAAGTGCTCTATGAACTACAACCCAAAATAAACACATGTAGTTTTCTCTAAATGTTAACAGATGCATGGTTTGAAAATTTTCTAACCCAAACAATAACTCAAAACCAACCCATCTGGATCTGGGACAACACATTTAGATCTTAATTAACTTGTTCACCAGCACACAGATGGAGCAGATAACAGCCGGTAGTAGCTTACGCAGCTCACTCAAGAACCACTAACTTCAGACTTGATAGTAAAGAATAATACACAAGAATGAACCTGAATCGGAGCAAAAGAAATGTTGTGAGTAAAAAGATCCAACTCTGCTGCACAAGAAAGTCACAACAATGGATCCAACTCTATTTTTAAATCCATTTCTCACCATGAATCCAGCTCTACTTCAAATCAATTGATTGCACATACGTTCAAACTGAACCAAACCAAGACGTGCATTATTTTAAAACTGAATCAAATTGCACAATGGCAATCAACACCTCCAAAACAAAAAAAAGATTATTATTACTCATGCATCTTCAGTACAATCTTCAGTAGTTCAGTTAACCACTGACTTACTGTAACTTAGGCACCATACAAGGTATAAAAACAGAATTGCAGAGCACTTGCAGACTTGTAATGTATCACACTGCAAACTTGGAGGAGGAGGGACACTTGTGCATACATGTTCATTTTGTTACATGTTCATTTCAGAGCCATCATCGTCGATGGGCTAGATTTGGAAGAGGAGGAGCCATTGTCGTCGATGAAAAAATTCAGAATTTGCAATGGTTCAGAACTTAATGATCTAGTAATTTGTTTAAAACTCTTCTGAATTTGTTTAAAACTTACTGCAATGGTTCAAAACTTAATGGTTTGGAACTCTAATGAATTTGTTTAAAACTTACTCCATAACATAAATGCTTACAACAGATTGACAAAATAGAGAGACCATAGTACAGAACAGAATTTTAAAAACTCAGTTTTAAATTGTGAAACAACAGCTTGATGCAGCAGGAGCATTCAACATTCAGTTTTGACCAAAACTGGGATGGAGCAGGGGTGGAGTACCTTCAGGCTAGAGCAGGGgtggaggggcgtcctccatggcgTCGGCGTCCGGGCGACTGAGCGAGCTACATAGCTGCGTGGTGGATCTGGGAGGGAGATAGGACGGGGTGAGGAAGAGAGGATGGGATGTGGATGAGTGGAGGGACTtaccggagcctcgccggagctggAGTACGCCGTAGAAGCCCTCCTCGTCGTCTCCAATTGTCTGCCCGTGCTCCCGGCACAGGCACGCAGTTCCGTCCGAGGTCCCGTTCAGCTCCGTCGCGTAGCTATCCTGCTCACCCGCGCGTCTCCGCTGGTCCCCTTCCCCTGCTCGCCTGCCTCCTCGCATCCCACCTCGTGCGGTGCGGCGGCGGCCGACCGGGCGAAGGAGATGACGACGGCGGGGCAGGGAGGCTggtgcggggctagggtttggagggggagagagagaggtgaggcaggaggaagaagagagggagCGATTGCTTGGTGGCGGGCTTCGGCTCTTGGGCGACGGGCGGGGGCTGCTGCTTCTTTGGGAGGGAGCGGACAGTGGGGAGGAGAAGGCGCGGGACGGGGAGGATGGCTGGCGGCGCCGGGGAGGAGAGGAGAGTGGGCTCGAGGGGAAGGGGACGACCCAACTCGCTCTCAGCCTCTCACGGTCTCACCCCTAGTGCTATCGGGCACTTTTCCAACCAGGCGAAACACCAAAAATGCCCTCGGCGGGACACAGGAATAGCAGGCGGTGGCACAAGATTTTTACACTGTTTCGATCTACAGTGTCTCTTTTCGATCCAACGTCCCAGATCCTTCCAtctcgtgatcgaacggcctaaaACGCATCAAACAAAGCATCCGACGACCAGGAATCGCTAATCTCTGAGGAGGCTGGGTGCTCCCGTATGTATCTTACCCTGATGAACGTGAATTAGTGTCCAAGGTGAACAAGCGCTACAGTAGCCAAATGGCCAGCACGGGGGGAGTACCCTGAGGGGAAAGGTGGGCTAATATGCGGGCCGAGCGGAACGACCAGCACAATTTCTCTCCTCACCACTCACACCCGTGGCCCGCGGGCACAGCCTCGACCCCGTCCACTCTGTGCAGAGCGCCATGACGAGGAGCGGCGCTCGCCGTCGGCGCGCCCCCCAAATCTGGGCACAAGACCGGGGAGTAGAGCCTCCACCCCGCCaacctcctcttctccccctcgccagcGGCCGCCTCCGCGGAGGTGGTCGGGATGACCATCACCACCGGGCACCGGCCTCCTCTGCGGCCCCACAAGTCCGGGGAGGAGAGCCCCCACCCCGCCAATCACCGGAGGAACGAAGCAGGGCGAGGGCGCTCGCCTCTTCTCTCCTCCGCCAGTGGGCGCCTCCGCGGAAGTGGTCGGGATGACCATCGCCACCGGGCGCCGGCCTCCTCTGCGGCCGCCGACGCGGAGCACAAGGGATCTCAGGCAAGCGCCGTCTCTGTCTCTCTTTTTTTCGGGTGGAAGCGCCGTTTTTTCTTTGGGTTGGGAATGCGGGCCGATTTTActgggccaccggaaaatgtttttTTCTTGGGGATTTGGTTACCGATTCGGCCCAAGTGCACAGGCCCAGTTAACGTTTCCGTCTACTTTGGTTCTGGGCTCTGTTATAAACTGAATATTTTTCCTCCCCGCTCTGTTTCTTACACGGAATATCCTATTTGACGCTCGTTGCGATTTAAATGGGCCGGCCTGTTTAACAGGCTT
This window encodes:
- the LOC119294983 gene encoding uncharacterized protein LOC119294983 isoform X2 — translated: MRGGRRAGEGDQRRRAGEQDSYATELNGTSDGTACLCREHGQTIGDDEEGFYGVLQLRRGSDPPRSYVARSVARTPTPWRTPLHPCSSLKLICSSLDTNHSYYTIRY
- the LOC119294983 gene encoding uncharacterized protein LOC119294983 isoform X1, with the translated sequence MRGGRRAGEGDQRRRAGEQDSYATELNGTSDGTACLCREHGQTIGDDEEGFYGVLQLRRGSDPPRSYVARSVARTPTPWRTPLHPCSSLKILIAHALLREMGMSLSFGLLPRNL
- the LOC119294983 gene encoding uncharacterized protein LOC119294983 isoform X3, which produces MRGGRRAGEGDQRRRAGEQDSYATELNGTSDGTACLCREHGQTIGDDEEGFYGVLQLRRGSDPPRSYVARSVARTPTPWRTPLHPCSSLKVHSCVLFFTIKSEVSGS
- the LOC119294983 gene encoding uncharacterized protein LOC119294983 isoform X4, with amino-acid sequence MRGGRRAGEGDQRRRAGEQDSYATELNGTSDGTACLCREHGQTIGDDEEGFYGVLQLRRGSDPPRSYVARSVARTPTPWRTPLHPCSSLKVLIAIVQFDSVLK